The Mycolicibacterium mageritense genome contains a region encoding:
- a CDS encoding TnsA-like heteromeric transposase endonuclease subunit translates to MPWRTFRWYRGQKHYSGTYWSSTERSHVIYESRLELARLQYADFDVAVRRIVAQPFLLKTRVDRRVRRHVPDFLLIDEQGIHRWRRQTPCTAG, encoded by the coding sequence ATGCCCTGGAGAACGTTTAGGTGGTATCGCGGGCAGAAGCACTACTCGGGCACCTACTGGTCGTCGACCGAACGGTCTCACGTCATCTACGAGTCTCGCCTGGAATTGGCCCGGCTGCAGTACGCGGATTTCGATGTCGCAGTGCGACGTATCGTCGCGCAGCCGTTTCTCTTGAAGACGAGAGTCGATCGGCGAGTGCGTCGGCATGTGCCGGACTTCTTGCTCATCGATGAGCAAGGGATCCATCGTTGGAGACGTCAAACCCCTTGCACGGCTGGGTAA
- a CDS encoding Wadjet anti-phage system protein JetD domain-containing protein, with product MYWGDIDRAGLAILASLRRGGMNVKSVLMDEQTWDRYPNQQHDSARDQGLSDADVPVGLHDSERRIYERLNEEHRYRGKDRQLEQEHIPIADVITALRAFVVCRPQRT from the coding sequence ATGTACTGGGGAGACATCGACCGTGCCGGCCTGGCCATACTCGCCTCGCTGCGCCGCGGCGGAATGAACGTGAAGTCTGTCCTGATGGATGAACAAACCTGGGACCGCTACCCCAACCAGCAGCACGACAGCGCGCGCGACCAAGGCCTCAGCGACGCCGACGTGCCAGTGGGCCTGCATGATTCCGAGCGGAGGATCTACGAGCGACTCAATGAGGAGCACCGCTACCGCGGCAAGGACCGTCAATTGGAACAGGAACACATCCCCATCGCGGATGTAATCACGGCCCTCAGGGCGTTTGTTGTTTGCAGACCTCAACGCACGTGA
- the dnaB gene encoding replicative DNA helicase yields MAVVDDLGHPDGSPDMDGPPPSEDFGRQPPQDMAAEQSVLGGMLLSKDAIADVLERLRPGDFYRPAHQNIYDAILDLYGRGEPADAVTVAAELDRRGLLRRIGGAPYLHTLISTVPTAANAGFYAGIVAEKALLRRLVEAGTRVVQYGYAGADGADVSDVVDRAQAEIYDVTERRASEDFVPLEDLLQPTMDEIDAIASQGGISRGVPTGFTELDEITNGLHAGQMIIIAARPGVGKSTLGLDFMRSCSIKHRMASVIFSLEMSKSEIVMRLLSAEAKIKLGDMRSGRMSDDDWTKLARRMSEISEAPLYIDDSPNLTMMEIRAKGRRLAQKADLRLVVVDYMQLMSSGKKYESRQQEVSDFSRSLKLMAKELDVPVVAISQLNRGPEQRTDKRPQVSDLRESGSLEQDADMVMLLHRPDAFDREDPRGGEADIILGKHRNGPTATITVAHQLHLSRFTNMAR; encoded by the coding sequence TGGACGACCTGGGGCATCCGGATGGATCGCCCGATATGGACGGCCCGCCGCCGAGCGAGGACTTCGGCAGGCAACCCCCGCAGGACATGGCTGCCGAGCAGTCCGTGCTGGGCGGCATGCTGCTCTCCAAGGACGCCATCGCCGACGTGCTGGAGCGGCTGCGGCCCGGCGACTTCTACCGCCCCGCGCACCAGAACATCTACGACGCGATCCTGGATCTCTACGGCCGCGGTGAACCCGCCGACGCCGTTACCGTCGCGGCAGAACTCGACCGGCGCGGTCTGCTGCGCCGCATCGGCGGCGCGCCCTACCTGCACACCCTGATCTCGACGGTGCCCACGGCGGCCAACGCGGGTTTCTACGCGGGCATCGTGGCCGAGAAGGCACTGCTGCGCAGGCTCGTGGAGGCCGGCACCCGCGTCGTGCAGTACGGCTACGCCGGGGCCGACGGCGCCGACGTGAGCGACGTCGTTGACCGCGCGCAGGCCGAGATCTACGACGTCACCGAACGCCGCGCCTCAGAGGACTTCGTGCCGCTCGAGGATCTGCTGCAGCCCACCATGGACGAGATCGATGCGATCGCGTCGCAGGGGGGCATCTCGCGTGGTGTGCCGACCGGTTTCACCGAGCTCGACGAGATCACCAACGGCCTGCACGCCGGCCAGATGATCATCATCGCGGCGCGCCCCGGTGTGGGGAAATCGACTCTGGGGCTTGACTTTATGCGGTCCTGCTCCATCAAGCACCGAATGGCCAGCGTCATCTTCTCGCTGGAAATGAGCAAGTCCGAGATCGTCATGCGGCTGCTCTCGGCCGAGGCGAAGATCAAGCTGGGCGACATGCGTTCGGGTCGGATGAGCGACGACGACTGGACCAAGCTCGCCCGCCGGATGAGCGAGATCAGCGAGGCCCCGCTGTACATCGATGATTCGCCGAACCTGACCATGATGGAGATCCGAGCCAAAGGGCGGCGGCTGGCCCAAAAGGCGGATCTGCGCCTCGTCGTGGTCGACTACATGCAGCTGATGAGTTCTGGAAAGAAGTATGAATCTCGTCAGCAAGAAGTGTCGGACTTTTCGCGTAGCCTCAAATTGATGGCAAAAGAATTGGACGTCCCCGTGGTGGCAATTAGCCAGCTTAACCGTGGACCTGAACAACGCACAGATAAGCGCCCGCAAGTCTCTGACCTGCGCGAATCCGGATCACTTGAACAAGATGCGGATATGGTAATGCTTTTACATCGGCCCGATGCATTTGACCGAGAAGACCCGCGCGGCGGCGAAGCGGACATTATTCTCGGCAAACATAGAAATGGCCCTACTGCGACAATTACGGTCGCACACCAATTGCATTTGTCACGATTTACGAATATGGCGCGATAG